The following proteins are encoded in a genomic region of Gimesia algae:
- a CDS encoding secondary thiamine-phosphate synthase enzyme YjbQ, whose translation MKTLTKELWMDIPKRRQIVSIHDDVEQLVTESGVQDGLALINAMHITASVFINDNESGLHADYDRWLEQLAPFDAGSDPNSGGYLHNRTGEDNADAHHKRQIMGREVVVAITDGRLHLGPWEHIFYYEFDGHRRKRILVKIIGE comes from the coding sequence ATGAAAACACTCACCAAAGAACTCTGGATGGATATCCCAAAGCGCCGGCAGATCGTGTCGATCCACGATGATGTGGAACAACTGGTCACAGAAAGCGGCGTCCAGGACGGCCTGGCACTCATCAATGCGATGCATATCACCGCTTCGGTCTTCATTAACGACAACGAATCGGGCTTGCATGCAGACTATGATCGCTGGCTGGAACAGTTGGCTCCCTTCGATGCGGGCAGTGATCCCAACAGCGGCGGGTATTTGCACAACCGGACGGGCGAAGACAACGCCGACGCACACCACAAACGCCAGATCATGGGCCGCGAAGTCGTCGTCGCCATCACTGATGGGCGGCTCCACCTGGGACCATGGGAACATATTTTTTATTACGAGTTCGATGGCCATAGACGGAAACGGATTCTGGTAAAGATTATTGGGGAATGA
- a CDS encoding tetratricopeptide repeat protein, producing MLITVGMFPGCKGSQESEVAPATSNASSRNAGAEEAGDNRSTENAAEPVDSPNPGAATAQQSPTEWALKMVLYIDNPFVRVHMLNQIAAAQLEAGMNDQALGTVNQALPIAEGLKVESQKQTSLGRLAETLIKAGKIQQGMELIERSENEIRIQYTLLGIVSTLGRLRRFDRVRSMIDQIEDESLKEFAINRLARRLVGADQTAEAVEYIEALPQQESRAFYLIGIASALIEVGKKQEALETMQRSLDALPLVTDPERKQQVEAGALLIQANVGELEEVLKQLQDMEDETVRKLMLGDIISMLTENAQPDKALILLPQLTEEQSKEIFARKIALAFAEAGQGTKALTLMQNHRLIQANDLSSRDVMIALAREGHLEQALEMIEEIKTARDKSDACSDIARTLAEQGDFQEAEKVAGKITEPYTYYYCLCKIAGEVRKTGDVAYSEKLFQLIKDKSLYDYYQGILAVDLAKAGKLEESRVLVNRIINLKTKSEALIKIASTLAVAGNAEQAVEALSQAISMAEQNQEKPDINLLLLVLAMELDQDQTRQAIDGVFRMKKTFTPKENQLAQQVLKALQ from the coding sequence ATGTTGATTACAGTGGGAATGTTCCCAGGCTGTAAGGGGAGTCAGGAGTCGGAGGTTGCTCCTGCCACCAGCAATGCGAGTTCGAGAAATGCTGGTGCCGAAGAGGCAGGGGATAACAGGTCGACGGAAAACGCTGCGGAACCTGTTGACTCTCCCAATCCGGGCGCTGCAACTGCTCAGCAGTCCCCCACAGAATGGGCGCTGAAGATGGTACTATACATCGACAATCCGTTCGTGCGCGTCCACATGCTGAACCAGATCGCAGCCGCCCAGCTGGAAGCCGGGATGAATGATCAGGCGCTGGGCACTGTCAATCAGGCTCTCCCGATTGCAGAAGGTCTGAAGGTGGAATCACAAAAGCAGACCTCGCTGGGTCGACTTGCAGAGACACTGATCAAGGCGGGAAAAATTCAGCAGGGCATGGAACTGATTGAGCGGTCGGAGAACGAAATCAGGATCCAATACACATTATTGGGGATCGTTTCTACGTTAGGTAGATTACGGCGGTTTGACCGGGTCCGGTCTATGATTGATCAGATTGAAGATGAATCACTCAAAGAATTCGCCATCAACCGGTTGGCGCGGAGACTGGTCGGAGCAGATCAGACAGCAGAAGCCGTTGAGTACATTGAGGCACTTCCACAACAGGAATCCAGGGCATTTTACCTGATCGGGATTGCCAGTGCGCTCATTGAGGTCGGGAAGAAACAAGAGGCACTCGAGACGATGCAGCGTTCTCTGGATGCATTGCCACTCGTCACTGATCCGGAACGTAAGCAGCAGGTCGAAGCGGGAGCACTGCTGATTCAGGCAAACGTAGGGGAGCTTGAGGAAGTGTTGAAACAGCTCCAAGACATGGAAGATGAAACCGTCCGCAAACTAATGCTCGGCGATATAATTTCCATGTTGACGGAGAACGCCCAACCCGACAAAGCACTGATACTGTTACCGCAACTTACTGAAGAACAGAGCAAAGAAATATTCGCTCGCAAAATCGCCCTCGCATTCGCTGAAGCGGGGCAGGGGACAAAGGCGCTCACACTGATGCAGAATCATCGATTGATACAAGCAAACGATCTTTCCAGCAGAGATGTGATGATTGCACTTGCCAGGGAAGGGCATCTGGAACAGGCTTTGGAAATGATAGAAGAAATAAAAACCGCGCGGGATAAATCCGATGCCTGCAGCGACATTGCCAGAACGCTCGCTGAACAGGGAGACTTTCAGGAGGCCGAGAAAGTGGCTGGAAAAATAACCGAACCTTACACCTATTATTATTGCCTGTGTAAAATTGCTGGAGAAGTGAGAAAAACAGGCGATGTCGCTTATTCAGAAAAATTGTTTCAACTGATTAAAGACAAGAGTCTCTACGATTATTATCAGGGAATTCTTGCCGTCGATCTGGCTAAGGCAGGAAAATTGGAAGAGAGCAGGGTCCTTGTCAATCGAATCATCAATCTGAAAACGAAAAGTGAGGCTTTGATCAAAATCGCATCCACGTTGGCGGTAGCGGGAAATGCAGAGCAGGCGGTAGAGGCACTCAGCCAGGCAATCTCTATGGCTGAGCAGAATCAGGAAAAACCGGATATCAATCTCTTGCTGCTTGTGTTGGCGATGGAACTTGATCAGGATCAAACCAGACAGGCCATTGATGGCGTATTCAGAATGAAAAAAACGTTCACGCCGAAAGAAAACCAGCTTGCCCAACAGGTTCTTAAAGCGCTGCAGTAA
- a CDS encoding class I SAM-dependent methyltransferase produces the protein MKETLSYQAYLKSPYKSIKHSTYFAVYDDLFARYRGKEITFVEIGVLGGGSLFMWREFLGPKARIIGIDLNPNAKKWEAEGFDIFIGSQSDKQFWQDFVKKVGKVDVVLDDGGHTYEQQIITTEMLLDSINDQGMLVVEDTHTSYMDGFGSRRYSFIEYVKCLIDKMNQRFSELNTTASDRRVWSIQTYESFVAFHIRRSASDLVSESTDNGGTDDAAMDYRYFDHDAVKSIDGLARKFNFLKYIPGARWLGAKAKNYVIVQKSKRKLKKYFSSDS, from the coding sequence ATGAAAGAGACGTTAAGCTATCAGGCTTATCTGAAGAGCCCCTATAAAAGCATCAAGCACAGTACATACTTCGCAGTCTATGACGATCTGTTTGCCCGCTACCGGGGAAAGGAAATCACGTTTGTCGAAATCGGTGTGCTGGGCGGCGGATCGCTCTTTATGTGGCGGGAGTTTCTGGGACCGAAGGCAAGAATTATTGGAATCGATTTGAATCCAAACGCCAAAAAATGGGAGGCCGAAGGCTTCGATATTTTTATCGGCAGCCAGTCTGACAAACAGTTCTGGCAGGATTTTGTAAAAAAGGTTGGCAAGGTAGATGTGGTCTTAGATGATGGGGGTCACACCTATGAACAGCAGATTATTACGACGGAAATGCTGCTCGACAGCATCAATGATCAGGGAATGCTGGTGGTAGAAGACACCCATACTTCATACATGGATGGCTTTGGTTCCAGACGTTATTCTTTTATCGAATATGTAAAGTGTTTGATAGACAAAATGAATCAGAGATTCAGCGAGCTTAACACGACGGCCTCTGATCGTCGTGTCTGGTCGATTCAGACATACGAGTCCTTTGTGGCATTCCACATCAGACGCAGCGCATCGGACCTGGTTTCAGAGAGCACAGACAATGGTGGGACAGACGATGCGGCGATGGACTATCGTTACTTCGATCATGACGCCGTGAAATCGATTGATGGCTTAGCCAGGAAGTTCAACTTCCTGAAATATATTCCAGGCGCACGATGGCTGGGTGCAAAAGCAAAAAATTACGTTATTGTGCAAAAATCAAAACGCAAACTGAAAAAGTATTTCTCCTCTGATTCTTAA
- a CDS encoding tetratricopeptide repeat protein, with protein MKSTTRLLTALTKSQYSRTLRYGMIALAGFILASCSQQVKPPVKDAESVSVEKPKADPVASDAQQTGETSTVPAPQWETPEEWAALMYRTLTISQLKEQDSSGSVKQTKIRRPLTVGSVLGTDAQKTDSKPEKSLFPQYYQLVANGTIDDLNAALNKAEQIPAAGEQAEAYCGIAWALLAEEAFLRAKPYLVQGEKLLPQAQDSEGHEQRLHLYAKAFARSGDSNKAVEVAQQIANLDLREETIISISGQIAKTGDVEQALGFVETIKNRKSQSQALQQITLILAKSNACNQACTITGQITDEETRFKALEGIALELAKAGRGSQALEVVQQINFLHRRPWFLRSLAILLIETGYFEQALEIAPLIDGSRDQSTYLMEVAIALAETGESKQAQEVVQQIPMLDSRRIAVAKVASGLLKAGQVNGALKIAQQIEYDEMKESILYRIASELAAQGERVLSLTALKEATTSTQRLGRPMPFSRTIPLLAYQWVASEPTSEEKPEFVRNLKPAFTPEEKQLAESLLQAAQQKK; from the coding sequence ATGAAAAGTACAACGCGACTGCTGACAGCTTTAACAAAATCGCAGTATTCTCGCACATTGCGCTACGGAATGATTGCGCTGGCAGGTTTCATCCTGGCGAGTTGCAGTCAGCAGGTGAAGCCGCCGGTAAAAGATGCCGAAAGTGTGTCCGTGGAGAAACCCAAAGCTGATCCCGTGGCGTCAGACGCCCAACAAACAGGGGAGACCTCAACGGTTCCTGCCCCGCAATGGGAGACCCCCGAGGAATGGGCGGCGTTGATGTACCGGACGTTGACTATTTCTCAACTAAAAGAGCAGGATTCCAGCGGATCAGTTAAGCAGACAAAAATCAGGAGGCCATTAACTGTCGGAAGTGTACTTGGCACGGACGCGCAGAAAACGGATAGCAAACCTGAAAAATCTCTCTTCCCTCAGTATTACCAGCTGGTCGCAAATGGAACGATTGACGATTTAAACGCAGCATTAAACAAGGCGGAGCAGATACCCGCTGCGGGCGAGCAGGCGGAAGCGTACTGTGGTATCGCCTGGGCTCTGCTGGCTGAAGAAGCATTCCTGCGGGCGAAACCCTACCTGGTTCAAGGTGAGAAATTACTTCCGCAAGCTCAAGATTCCGAAGGGCATGAGCAACGTCTGCATCTGTATGCGAAAGCGTTCGCGCGATCGGGAGACAGTAACAAGGCTGTCGAAGTGGCACAACAAATCGCGAATCTCGATCTCCGTGAAGAAACGATAATTTCCATTTCAGGGCAAATTGCGAAAACCGGGGATGTTGAGCAGGCCCTGGGCTTTGTGGAGACAATCAAAAATCGAAAATCTCAATCGCAGGCACTCCAGCAGATCACTTTAATATTGGCGAAGTCAAATGCCTGTAATCAGGCGTGTACGATAACTGGGCAGATTACTGATGAGGAAACCAGGTTTAAAGCGCTGGAGGGGATTGCTCTGGAACTTGCAAAAGCAGGTAGAGGAAGTCAGGCTCTGGAAGTGGTTCAACAAATCAATTTTTTACATCGTCGACCCTGGTTTCTGCGGTCGCTTGCAATATTGCTGATTGAGACAGGTTACTTTGAGCAGGCACTGGAAATTGCTCCGTTGATTGATGGTTCCCGAGATCAGTCAACTTACCTGATGGAAGTGGCGATTGCTCTTGCTGAGACAGGGGAATCAAAACAGGCGCAAGAGGTCGTGCAGCAGATTCCCATGCTGGACAGCAGGCGCATTGCAGTCGCGAAGGTGGCTTCCGGTCTCTTGAAAGCAGGTCAAGTCAATGGTGCGCTGAAGATCGCACAGCAAATCGAATATGACGAGATGAAGGAATCGATCTTATATCGGATTGCCTCAGAGCTTGCTGCACAAGGTGAGCGTGTCTTGTCATTGACAGCATTAAAAGAGGCCACGACTTCGACGCAACGTTTGGGACGCCCCATGCCGTTTTCACGCACGATACCGCTGCTGGCTTATCAATGGGTTGCTTCAGAACCAACGTCTGAGGAGAAACCTGAGTTCGTAAGAAACCTGAAACCCGCTTTTACACCAGAAGAAAAGCAACTGGCTGAAAGCTTACTGCAGGCCGCTCAACAGAAAAAGTAA
- a CDS encoding shikimate kinase → MASESTPENQAVVLIGMPGSGKSTVGKLLSEQTGLPFLDTDALIEAGESKRLAEIISHHTSEGFRKIEATYVQSIQSAGSVISTGGSVCYSREAMQHLRSLGTIVWLDVSPEVLEQRVADAFDRGVLIEPGTTLADLYDSRFPLYELYAQLKIEASKLTAEEVVSQICQQLNL, encoded by the coding sequence ATGGCGTCTGAAAGTACGCCTGAGAATCAGGCTGTGGTACTGATTGGCATGCCCGGATCGGGAAAGTCGACCGTGGGGAAACTACTGTCTGAACAGACAGGTCTTCCCTTCCTGGATACAGATGCATTAATCGAAGCCGGGGAGTCAAAACGGCTGGCCGAGATCATTTCGCATCACACCTCTGAGGGTTTCCGAAAAATTGAGGCAACATATGTGCAATCGATCCAATCAGCAGGATCGGTAATTTCTACTGGTGGAAGCGTCTGTTACAGCCGCGAAGCCATGCAACATCTTCGCAGTCTTGGTACCATAGTCTGGCTGGATGTGTCACCTGAAGTACTGGAGCAACGGGTTGCCGATGCGTTCGACCGGGGTGTGTTGATTGAACCGGGAACAACGTTGGCCGACTTATACGACAGTCGATTCCCACTGTATGAACTGTATGCACAACTGAAAATTGAGGCTTCAAAGCTGACGGCAGAGGAAGTTGTTTCCCAGATCTGTCAGCAGTTGAATCTCTGA
- a CDS encoding RNA polymerase sigma factor: protein MNSIVEQLSPVKFAAQIRCCANDLHDQGVDRLGSLYDLTSERLVRYAVTVTRNMPDAEDAIQATMVRIAMKPKILASAQQPWAYLLRVTRNEALRILQKRKPFQIFAQCRQLWARDEEIVEENDQAQVIRKALKRLPTNQSEVVVLKIWEDMTFAEIASVLDESPNTVASRYRYALQKLDNYLRPVTHEDINV, encoded by the coding sequence TTGAATTCCATCGTGGAGCAACTGTCACCAGTCAAATTTGCAGCGCAAATCCGATGTTGTGCCAATGATCTGCACGATCAGGGTGTCGACCGGTTGGGTTCGCTCTACGATTTGACTTCAGAGCGACTGGTGCGTTATGCGGTGACCGTGACCCGGAATATGCCGGATGCGGAAGATGCGATTCAGGCCACCATGGTGCGGATCGCCATGAAGCCGAAAATTCTGGCTTCGGCACAACAACCCTGGGCTTACCTGTTACGGGTGACCCGCAATGAAGCGTTACGGATTCTGCAGAAGCGGAAGCCATTTCAGATATTTGCTCAATGCCGACAGCTCTGGGCGCGAGATGAAGAAATTGTAGAAGAGAACGACCAGGCGCAAGTCATTCGCAAGGCCTTAAAGCGTCTGCCAACCAATCAGTCAGAAGTCGTGGTCTTGAAGATCTGGGAAGACATGACTTTTGCAGAAATCGCCAGTGTGCTGGATGAATCGCCGAATACTGTGGCCAGTCGTTATCGTTATGCACTCCAGAAGTTAGATAATTACCTGCGTCCCGTGACGCATGAGGATATTAATGTTTGA
- a CDS encoding DUF1559 family PulG-like putative transporter yields the protein MKREQILQLSCVSLIILFLLTCLMTGCGKEPANDAGTQQTAKQQTTEAKPVVETEETVRQEKKPVAEVQEVASPKVLNRMMKAREKMNSILLGLINYYDQHEMFCPDTSIPENYASSGRPHLSWRVHILPFMGEEDLYQQFKLNEPWDSPHNQRLLAKMPDVFRAPGDPADSTTTRFRHVESVLESPDSRPVTMFPVSPGGASIGFREMKDQMSETILFLETAPAQATPWTKPDGIPLIPDNPAKAIGLSDPSGTMICFVDGHSSLVKPGTSAEIWSQLLDYADGHSISDENFAKFPAPDLEPRTDLPLHLTYMRMPFSDALVVMHPRAMLETGPAKDLLTRLSRETDVPDLDRLREWETVIVWIRRFASGWEGHYLVQYLEPTPRETVLKQLGCDPAHLFLHDDRTWLIAEPSLVKEFAMTRNTPPEGLSLWEDMDLNKNLAMRFYLSSMFEESNVFKYLSNRLDIPVLDQIHTFDLLLDFSGESLLELQVNMKTPEAAEQLRDRIQRFQKQTTAELSPHASEADRELSEAMSKHFSMSLTSPPWEPQSDQTMLDLKLKQITSYQRLISSIDKKLIQPAVVKTVEEKREFEQKDQIKRLGVSIYQSQHVLRMQEAMAEQQPGGAAVQKEEKNQLSWRVSLLPMMGQYKLYEQFHLDEPWDSSHNLKLLEKMPALYQSAGVTRPGYTSIMRFNGERTPFQDLTVSRLKDAPDGLENTILCVQAGADQAVPWTKPVDLPFDPQDPWRVVGKLEYDQLLALMMDGSARWIPRTMPASEFAKLIDPDDSGRKRATSLKWATPTEWALQVARNLKDPFVRCVILNRIAQAQIAAGEKEQAMQTLKPALELVYETEQVVIESIKIEEAVIKTLLQMGELDLAIQTAKKFMNQMIKVAAYRDIALELIKAGKMKQAVEEIQSLENVHVVKHIWGKVAESLVQQGQKQHALEFVEQISLWDHKGTALCTMAWVYYEEGDLEQGLEVIRPVEGLYQKVEDKTARDQLLSLYAGSLARGGLYQRPLELIALIKDRDFAESAYEFAAVTLTAAGDATQGMKIADQINEPSVKRSALQGIAGTIANKSDDFDEALKVAAMIKDTGARDYALENIARLAAKAGKGKQTEEVMQKLSKLDPNTFFSRDVAYHLVETGNLKSAMQIAELMQTEESKSIFLYSIARAVARSGETKAALDIIQKIQVPMRKDQARSRVAAGFAEAGKTDEAIQLVSRIENGVEQTRVLTEIAAALFKTGDDTQGVKVLNQAIDFASKHRARNYLMDVIMPLASEPLTAVQQKAEETNVITPLKKSFTSDERRVAKRLLKIFYTMSN from the coding sequence ATGAAACGCGAACAGATTCTGCAGCTCTCTTGTGTATCTCTCATCATTTTATTTCTGTTGACCTGTCTAATGACAGGCTGTGGAAAAGAGCCCGCTAACGATGCCGGAACTCAGCAGACAGCGAAACAGCAGACAACGGAAGCAAAGCCGGTTGTTGAGACAGAAGAGACAGTCCGTCAGGAAAAGAAACCCGTCGCAGAAGTACAAGAGGTCGCATCTCCCAAGGTACTCAATCGGATGATGAAGGCCCGGGAGAAGATGAATTCGATTCTGCTGGGATTGATAAACTATTACGACCAACACGAGATGTTCTGCCCGGATACCAGCATTCCGGAAAATTATGCTTCCAGCGGACGACCTCACTTAAGCTGGCGAGTGCATATTTTGCCGTTTATGGGAGAGGAAGATCTTTATCAGCAGTTCAAGCTGAATGAACCCTGGGACAGTCCGCATAATCAGCGACTACTGGCGAAGATGCCAGACGTATTTCGTGCTCCCGGTGACCCTGCAGATTCCACCACAACCCGGTTTCGCCATGTAGAATCGGTTCTCGAATCTCCCGATAGCCGTCCTGTGACGATGTTTCCCGTCAGCCCCGGAGGGGCATCCATTGGCTTCCGGGAAATGAAAGACCAGATGAGCGAAACCATTCTGTTTCTCGAAACGGCTCCGGCGCAGGCCACTCCCTGGACCAAACCCGATGGTATCCCATTGATTCCTGATAATCCGGCGAAAGCGATTGGCCTCAGCGACCCCAGCGGAACCATGATCTGCTTCGTAGACGGTCACAGCAGTCTGGTCAAGCCTGGGACTTCCGCCGAAATCTGGTCTCAGCTACTCGATTACGCAGACGGGCATTCCATCTCCGACGAAAATTTTGCCAAGTTCCCCGCTCCCGACCTTGAACCTCGTACCGATCTTCCACTGCATCTGACGTATATGAGAATGCCGTTTTCGGACGCGCTGGTCGTAATGCATCCACGGGCCATGCTGGAGACCGGGCCTGCCAAGGACTTGCTGACCCGCTTAAGCCGGGAGACGGATGTGCCCGATCTCGATCGGCTGCGCGAGTGGGAGACGGTCATTGTCTGGATACGGCGGTTTGCTTCCGGATGGGAAGGGCATTATCTGGTTCAATATTTAGAACCCACTCCACGAGAAACGGTGCTCAAGCAACTCGGCTGTGATCCGGCGCACCTCTTTTTACATGATGATCGAACCTGGCTGATCGCAGAGCCTTCACTGGTAAAAGAGTTCGCGATGACCAGGAATACCCCGCCTGAGGGGCTGTCATTATGGGAGGACATGGATCTCAATAAGAATCTGGCAATGCGGTTTTATCTGTCATCCATGTTTGAGGAATCGAATGTTTTTAAGTATTTGAGTAACAGGTTGGACATCCCTGTCCTGGACCAGATTCATACATTCGATCTGTTGTTGGACTTTTCAGGCGAATCCCTGCTCGAGCTGCAGGTCAATATGAAAACTCCTGAAGCCGCAGAGCAGCTGCGGGATCGGATCCAGCGATTTCAAAAGCAGACAACAGCGGAATTGTCTCCGCACGCATCCGAGGCAGACAGGGAGTTGTCTGAAGCGATGTCAAAGCACTTTTCGATGTCGCTTACTTCGCCTCCATGGGAGCCACAAAGTGATCAGACCATGCTGGATCTGAAGCTGAAACAAATTACCTCCTATCAGCGGTTGATCAGTTCCATTGATAAGAAACTGATTCAACCTGCGGTCGTCAAGACGGTTGAAGAAAAACGCGAGTTCGAACAGAAAGACCAGATCAAGCGTCTGGGAGTTTCCATATATCAGTCTCAGCATGTTTTGCGTATGCAAGAGGCAATGGCGGAACAACAACCGGGCGGCGCTGCTGTGCAGAAAGAAGAAAAAAACCAGTTAAGCTGGCGCGTCAGTCTGCTGCCGATGATGGGGCAATACAAATTATATGAACAGTTTCACTTAGATGAGCCCTGGGACAGTTCGCACAATCTGAAACTGCTGGAAAAGATGCCCGCGTTGTATCAGAGTGCGGGTGTGACTCGACCCGGCTACACATCCATCATGAGATTCAACGGAGAACGAACCCCCTTTCAGGACTTAACGGTTTCCCGTCTCAAGGATGCCCCGGATGGTCTGGAGAATACGATTCTCTGTGTTCAGGCGGGCGCCGATCAGGCGGTCCCGTGGACGAAGCCCGTGGATCTGCCTTTCGATCCTCAAGATCCCTGGCGGGTGGTGGGGAAACTGGAGTACGACCAGTTACTGGCTTTGATGATGGATGGTTCCGCGCGCTGGATCCCTCGTACAATGCCGGCAAGCGAGTTTGCAAAGCTGATTGACCCCGATGACAGTGGACGAAAAAGAGCGACTTCCCTGAAGTGGGCAACCCCCACCGAATGGGCGTTGCAGGTCGCGCGGAATCTAAAAGATCCCTTCGTACGCTGTGTGATTTTAAACCGCATTGCGCAGGCTCAAATCGCAGCGGGCGAAAAAGAACAGGCAATGCAGACTTTAAAGCCGGCATTGGAACTGGTTTATGAAACAGAGCAGGTGGTCATAGAATCCATTAAGATTGAAGAGGCGGTAATTAAAACACTGTTGCAGATGGGAGAACTTGATTTAGCAATTCAAACGGCAAAGAAATTTATGAACCAGATGATCAAGGTAGCAGCTTATAGAGACATTGCTCTGGAGTTGATCAAGGCAGGAAAAATGAAACAGGCGGTTGAAGAAATTCAAAGCCTGGAGAATGTACATGTTGTAAAACATATTTGGGGTAAAGTTGCCGAGTCGCTGGTTCAACAGGGGCAGAAACAACATGCTCTGGAGTTCGTGGAACAGATTTCTCTTTGGGATCATAAAGGGACGGCGCTATGTACCATGGCCTGGGTTTATTATGAGGAAGGCGATCTTGAGCAGGGATTAGAGGTAATCAGGCCAGTAGAAGGTCTATACCAGAAAGTAGAAGACAAAACGGCACGAGATCAGTTACTAAGTCTGTATGCCGGCTCCCTGGCACGAGGAGGTCTGTATCAACGTCCGTTGGAGCTTATTGCATTAATCAAGGATCGTGATTTTGCTGAGTCAGCATACGAATTTGCTGCGGTCACACTGACGGCTGCCGGTGATGCAACACAGGGGATGAAGATCGCCGATCAAATTAACGAGCCGTCTGTCAAAAGATCTGCACTCCAGGGGATTGCGGGGACGATTGCCAATAAATCAGACGATTTTGACGAAGCTCTGAAAGTCGCTGCGATGATAAAAGACACTGGCGCCCGAGATTATGCACTGGAAAACATCGCGCGTCTGGCCGCCAAGGCAGGAAAAGGCAAGCAGACCGAAGAAGTAATGCAGAAGCTTTCGAAGCTCGATCCGAACACGTTTTTTTCGAGGGATGTTGCTTACCATCTCGTAGAAACAGGAAATCTGAAATCGGCCATGCAGATTGCTGAATTGATGCAAACAGAGGAAAGTAAATCAATCTTTCTTTATAGTATTGCCCGGGCAGTGGCCCGTTCGGGAGAGACCAAGGCAGCGCTGGACATCATTCAAAAAATCCAGGTTCCGATGAGAAAGGATCAAGCCCGGTCACGGGTGGCTGCCGGTTTTGCCGAGGCAGGAAAGACTGACGAGGCGATTCAGCTCGTTTCCCGGATAGAAAACGGTGTAGAGCAAACACGGGTGCTTACCGAAATTGCTGCCGCCCTGTTCAAAACGGGAGACGATACACAGGGAGTCAAAGTTCTGAATCAAGCGATCGATTTCGCATCAAAGCACCGGGCGAGAAACTATCTGATGGATGTCATCATGCCCCTGGCCAGTGAGCCACTCACCGCTGTGCAACAGAAAGCGGAAGAGACGAATGTCATAACTCCGCTGAAAAAATCATTTACGTCAGATGAGAGACGGGTGGCCAAACGGCTTTTGAAAATCTTCTACACGATGTCAAACTAG
- a CDS encoding 3-deoxy-7-phosphoheptulonate synthase: MLPIQNVNIHDSVRLVAPQELKDTYKRTDKVTETVGESREQIKRILSGEDHRLIVVVGPCSIHDPKAALEYAARLKELSSKVDDRMFLIMRVYFEKPRTTVGWKGLINDPHLDGTFDVSSGLKIARQLLLQIGELGIPAATEMLEPITPQYIADAISIASIGARTTESPTHRQMASGLSMPVGYKNGTDGSLDVALNAMLAAQSPHSFLGIDADGQTCVVNTKGNPWGHLILRGGRSGPNYQREHLEEASKSLQAAGLSPRFMVDCSHANSNKDYRNQGKVWNEVIDQRVAGNDTIIGLMLESNLLPGNQSLPEDLSQLQYGVSITDECIDWEETETLILTAHEKLS; encoded by the coding sequence ATGTTACCCATTCAAAACGTCAACATTCATGATTCCGTCCGTCTGGTTGCACCACAGGAATTGAAAGACACTTATAAGCGGACCGACAAAGTCACAGAGACGGTTGGCGAATCGCGCGAACAGATCAAACGGATTCTCTCGGGAGAAGACCATCGTCTCATCGTGGTCGTCGGGCCCTGTTCGATTCATGATCCCAAAGCCGCCCTCGAATATGCCGCCCGTTTAAAAGAACTCTCTTCCAAAGTGGACGACCGGATGTTCCTGATCATGCGGGTCTACTTTGAAAAACCACGCACGACCGTCGGCTGGAAAGGCCTGATCAACGATCCGCACCTGGATGGCACCTTCGATGTCTCTTCGGGATTGAAGATCGCCCGCCAGCTGTTGCTGCAGATCGGCGAACTGGGCATACCCGCCGCAACCGAAATGCTGGAACCGATCACGCCTCAATACATTGCCGACGCGATCTCCATTGCTTCGATCGGTGCCCGCACGACCGAATCGCCGACACACCGCCAGATGGCCAGCGGACTCTCAATGCCCGTCGGTTATAAAAACGGTACAGACGGCAGCCTCGACGTCGCGTTAAATGCGATGCTCGCCGCGCAGAGCCCCCACAGTTTTCTGGGGATCGATGCGGACGGCCAGACCTGCGTGGTCAACACCAAAGGCAATCCCTGGGGTCACCTGATTCTGCGTGGCGGACGTTCGGGTCCGAACTATCAGCGGGAGCACCTGGAAGAAGCCAGCAAGAGCCTGCAGGCCGCCGGCCTGTCACCCCGGTTCATGGTCGACTGCAGCCATGCGAATTCCAACAAAGACTATCGCAACCAGGGAAAAGTCTGGAATGAAGTCATCGACCAGCGCGTCGCCGGCAACGATACGATTATCGGCCTGATGCTGGAAAGCAATCTGCTTCCCGGCAATCAGAGTCTGCCTGAAGATTTATCGCAGCTCCAGTACGGCGTCTCCATCACCGACGAATGCATCGACTGGGAAGAAACCGAAACCCTGATCCTGACCGCACACGAAAAGCTGTCGTAA